The following coding sequences lie in one Desulfonatronum sp. SC1 genomic window:
- a CDS encoding sulfite exporter TauE/SafE family protein, with protein MFFPVAGIEVAPWIPLVAGFAVAFVCSMGGVSGANLLLPFQMSVLGFVTPAVSATNHLFNIVAIPSGVYRFIREGRMVWPLTWVVIAGTVPGVLVGVILRVQYLPDPTHFKVFAGFVLLYIGFIMVRSLIKGPPPGEDKASSEKRFQELVSRFRKKEAASNEPLPRITVDHFGLKTIDYSFYGEKISAPTMGIFWLSAIVGVVGGMYGIGGGAIIAPFFVAVFQLPVYTIAGACLMGTLITSVVATGFYQAIAPLYPDMAVAPDWLLGILMGVGGMIGMYAGARMQKFVPAQAIKWLLAFILVFSGGRYVVGFLF; from the coding sequence ATGTTTTTTCCCGTCGCCGGAATCGAAGTGGCCCCCTGGATTCCCTTGGTCGCTGGTTTCGCCGTGGCCTTCGTCTGCTCCATGGGCGGCGTGTCCGGAGCCAATCTGCTGCTGCCGTTTCAGATGAGCGTGCTGGGCTTCGTCACCCCGGCGGTCAGCGCCACCAACCACCTCTTCAACATCGTGGCCATTCCCAGCGGGGTATACCGCTTCATCCGGGAAGGCCGGATGGTCTGGCCCCTGACCTGGGTGGTCATCGCCGGGACCGTGCCCGGGGTGCTGGTGGGCGTCATCCTGCGGGTCCAATACCTCCCCGATCCGACTCACTTCAAGGTGTTTGCCGGATTCGTGCTGCTGTATATCGGTTTCATTATGGTCCGCTCGTTGATCAAGGGGCCACCTCCCGGAGAGGACAAGGCTTCCTCGGAAAAACGGTTTCAGGAACTGGTCAGCCGGTTTCGCAAGAAAGAGGCCGCGTCCAATGAGCCTCTGCCCAGGATCACCGTTGATCATTTCGGGTTGAAGACCATCGACTACTCATTCTACGGTGAAAAAATCAGCGCCCCGACCATGGGCATTTTCTGGCTCAGCGCCATTGTCGGAGTTGTCGGCGGGATGTACGGCATCGGCGGCGGCGCGATCATCGCTCCCTTTTTCGTGGCCGTGTTCCAGTTGCCCGTGTACACCATCGCCGGAGCCTGTCTCATGGGTACGCTGATTACGTCGGTGGTGGCCACGGGCTTTTATCAGGCCATCGCTCCGTTGTATCCGGACATGGCCGTGGCTCCGGACTGGCTTCTGGGCATCCTCATGGGCGTGGGCGGAATGATCGGCATGTACGCTGGCGCGAGAATGCAAAAATTCGTCCCGGCCCAGGCCATCAAATGGCTGCTGGCCTTCATCCTGGTTTTTTCCGGCGGACGGTACGTTGTGGGGTTCCTGTTCTGA
- a CDS encoding S9 family peptidase codes for MQPLLVAIHGGPASTSSQDFIGGSTFYPMSYVYPYAAFSAQGYAILRPNIRGSGGYGAAFRKANVEDWGGMDYQDLMAGVDHLINIGLADPDRLGVMGWSYGGYMTAWTIAQTQRFKGASLGGGITNLVSMYGTSSLWNLVSMYLMGSPWEKRDLYLARSPISHAPNIATPVLIQHGAEDSMVPLTQAMELHRALIEHGTPVEMVVYPRSGHMPEEPKLLRDAMRRNLEWFQRHVPQPKK; via the coding sequence ATGCAACCCCTGCTGGTTGCGATCCACGGAGGCCCCGCCAGCACCTCATCCCAGGACTTCATCGGCGGCTCCACCTTCTATCCCATGTCCTACGTCTACCCGTACGCCGCCTTCTCCGCCCAGGGGTATGCGATTCTCCGACCGAATATCAGGGGCTCGGGCGGTTACGGGGCCGCGTTCCGAAAAGCCAATGTCGAGGACTGGGGCGGTATGGATTATCAGGATCTGATGGCCGGAGTGGACCATCTGATCAACATCGGATTGGCGGACCCGGACCGCCTGGGGGTGATGGGCTGGAGCTACGGCGGCTACATGACCGCCTGGACCATCGCCCAGACCCAGAGGTTCAAGGGCGCGTCCCTCGGCGGCGGGATCACCAACCTCGTCAGCATGTACGGGACCAGCAGCCTCTGGAATCTGGTTTCCATGTACCTGATGGGAAGCCCCTGGGAAAAGCGGGATCTGTACCTTGCCCGCTCGCCCATTTCTCACGCGCCCAACATCGCCACACCGGTCCTGATCCAGCACGGCGCCGAGGACTCCATGGTTCCCCTGACCCAGGCGATGGAACTCCACCGGGCTCTCATCGAGCATGGGACGCCGGTGGAAATGGTCGTGTATCCGCGCAGCGGCCATATGCCCGAGGAACCCAAGCTGCTCCGGGACGCCATGCGCCGCAACCTGGAGTGGTTCCAAAGGCATGTTCCCCAGCCAAAAAAATGA
- a CDS encoding PD40 domain-containing protein, which yields MSSSFRINTSHLATLASGAVLIHSLAVFVILLCVPVQAHGWSVDDTLNVVVISDIDVSPDGKVAAYVVKRAVMTDDRSAWERQVFVSAGGGQATLISDEESVWFSPRWSPDGRWLAFLSDMSGDANIWIIPAEGGRSVQVSDVDTEVLDFQWAPDSRSLGFRAPDPLPDNAKAAQKARDDAQVKGKSFRMKHLWIVPWSPPTGAATSGDDGPRSAGVRVTSGGFSVLDWDWSPDGYFMVFSHVPSPEPANSFFSDISTVAVGTGIVTPLVHDPAMNKSPLYSPDGRWIAYIASDLPPCDFSAFAVFLIPAEGGLPRRLAETPDQRPHLLGWSANGDFLLFWEYRGTSTALSVLPADGREPEDLSALGGVMAGIRLNSSRTSVGFYLPEQLRASRGIRLASGRLRTKAT from the coding sequence ATGAGCAGTTCTTTCCGCATAAACACTTCGCACTTGGCGACCTTGGCCAGTGGGGCGGTTCTGATCCATTCTCTGGCTGTTTTTGTTATTCTGCTTTGCGTCCCCGTCCAGGCCCACGGCTGGTCCGTGGACGACACCCTGAACGTCGTCGTGATCAGCGACATAGACGTCTCCCCGGATGGAAAAGTCGCGGCGTACGTAGTCAAACGGGCCGTCATGACGGACGACCGGAGCGCCTGGGAGCGGCAGGTGTTTGTATCCGCGGGAGGAGGCCAGGCCACCCTGATCAGCGATGAGGAGTCGGTCTGGTTCAGCCCCAGATGGTCTCCTGACGGGCGGTGGCTCGCCTTTTTGTCCGACATGTCCGGAGACGCCAACATCTGGATCATCCCGGCCGAGGGTGGACGATCCGTGCAGGTGTCGGACGTGGATACCGAGGTTCTGGATTTTCAATGGGCACCGGATTCACGCTCCCTGGGCTTCCGTGCTCCAGACCCGTTGCCGGACAACGCCAAGGCGGCTCAAAAGGCCCGGGACGACGCTCAGGTCAAAGGGAAGTCCTTCCGGATGAAACACCTCTGGATCGTGCCGTGGAGTCCACCCACGGGGGCGGCGACTTCGGGGGACGACGGGCCGCGTTCAGCGGGCGTCCGGGTGACTTCCGGGGGCTTCAGCGTCTTGGACTGGGACTGGTCTCCGGACGGGTATTTCATGGTCTTTTCCCACGTTCCGAGTCCTGAACCGGCGAATTCCTTCTTTTCGGACATTTCCACCGTCGCCGTGGGAACCGGAATAGTCACCCCCTTGGTGCATGATCCGGCCATGAACAAGAGCCCTCTGTACTCCCCTGACGGCCGCTGGATCGCGTACATCGCATCAGATCTACCTCCTTGCGACTTCAGCGCTTTTGCGGTCTTCCTGATTCCAGCCGAAGGGGGGCTTCCGCGACGTCTGGCCGAAACGCCGGACCAAAGGCCTCATTTGCTGGGCTGGTCCGCAAACGGCGACTTTTTGTTATTTTGGGAATACCGGGGAACAAGCACCGCGCTCTCGGTTCTGCCCGCGGACGGTCGGGAGCCGGAAGATCTGTCCGCCCTGGGCGGAGTCATGGCTGGGATCAGGCTGAACAGCTCGAGGACATCCGTGGGATTCTACCTTCCAGAACAGCTCCGAGCCTCCAGAGGTATACGTCTCGCCTCTGGACGTCTTCGAACCAAAGCAACTTAG
- a CDS encoding alpha-2-macroglobulin gives MIPFRPVLLLPLLFCLLFLTLLLPGCAEQQQPGSGQQSGADGLAAMESAQPQPAPALDLALDLEQARRDFARTPFEVLGIGEREWNGEPALAVSFSVPLDPDTILERHLDVLDSAGQPVAGGWLLDPSGAVALFPFIEPEARYQVRVSRGVKALTGSELDRDQEQWVTSAALPPAVRFTSRGAQFSPELTDGLEVEATNVAAVDLDLWQVRAEHLSSFAAKPLGGHVSDIQNLREIADLRYSGRFDLDAPANHRVRRLLPLRSLPPLAEAGVWMAVLKAAGDYPWQYQSTWFTVSDLGLHVRRYETQTLAWVHGLTSAEARSGVRVQLLDAHGTVLREVRSDDQGAALFQGVEPEAALVLARMGSQLAMVSLKRPALDLTEFTLPARPQRPQELFLYAPRDIYRPGETMILNALLRDHDGRRIADQPVQLVLTRPDGRTYRTFAWQGDDQGFSTAQVALPGDALTGRWRFQATLGNGDTFTYPVHVEDFLPERMRLILRDDLADGLAQDQAQDLAQDLAQSPMLSMVPTLEIHGEYLWGAPAAGNRVETTLRVSGARKLSARFADFLFGPASPGPDETLELPVQILDESGRTVLELPNHWAETDRPIQLQAIVSLFESGGRPVTRSWQRVLWPSPTLVGLRPLWTGPIADPHGQAGFELIHVDPEDRLLGLDMVRAELIREDQDHYWRWGDDGWRRQESEEEQTVYARVLGWADGERASLDVPVEYGRYRLELRDVQGRLLAAHRFFAGWRWDGDQDDQGARPEQVALHWDASAYGPDDMAGLTLEAPFDGHALVTVEGPTLLWQGTAQVRDGRADIRIPVSPSWDRHDLYATALVLRPGQRTQSETEQRMPRRAWGLRHLPLDRSSRDLRLTIDAPDQVLPDTRLNVVVQVQAPLTKKDMGDTVAVTLAAVDAGILSLTGFAPPDPLAWFFGPRSYSPALRDTYGDLVEISRAEAARQRFGGDADLARGGDAPLSEVQVVALFSGKVLLDNDGRAEIPLDLPWFNGEVRLMAVAFDDQRVGSAERPVRVAAPVVAEINLPRFLALGDRIDAVWDIQNLLPEARELEVTLEGDAALGANRVTEVITLEASGRTRMHLPVQASQTQGQDSTQGRGELRLNLRSRDGQEPEILMDRTWSLGLRPPYPAQRHVRRWMVPAGQGLVLHDRTEASAESLAADLQLNTLQGRLVISSIPPLDLDDQFQHLVEYPYGCLEQTASRLWPFLLGRDEDWRRYVALHPDHALAKDRAQVVRQTVEQGIGRIAGMQRYDGGFGAWRNDREEAHWLTAYAADLLLTARDHGHAVNPEMLDKALQRLGRYVGAEQGIPGEGRWHSEAPEHYRLAYRAYAALVLSGAGQARLSAVRQIYDRHADAARSPLPLAQLALALERLGDVRRAGEAWQKALAWTDVRPVYGGDYGSPVRDLAWTLLLSQESRLLAQPDQRAVQPWNLIFPLQQALRDQQWLSTQERMVLYRLALLLEQRGGDPWTAELLVVPPHATTDVHINLPVSAERQWSDHWSAGTWPARLELINTSNGPLYVSGVVQGYPAQTPPARSQGIEVDRQYYDLQGEPLSLKNLASGDWVLTRIRVRSATGAALPDVLVADFLPAGLELDNPALTGATSFDQVVVEGRQVQDWMQQTRLAHQEFRDDRYVAAVALAGRETAELFYLARAVTPGRFTVPPTQVEDMYRPMLRAVGGTPGVATVRERGVPGD, from the coding sequence ATGATCCCGTTCCGCCCCGTTTTGCTCCTGCCGCTTCTGTTTTGCCTCCTGTTCCTGACCCTGCTCTTGCCCGGCTGCGCCGAGCAGCAGCAACCTGGCTCGGGCCAACAGAGCGGAGCGGACGGCCTGGCCGCGATGGAATCGGCTCAGCCCCAGCCAGCCCCGGCCCTGGACTTGGCCCTGGACCTGGAACAGGCCCGACGGGACTTTGCCCGGACGCCCTTCGAGGTGCTGGGCATCGGCGAGCGGGAATGGAACGGGGAGCCTGCTTTGGCCGTGTCCTTTTCCGTGCCCCTGGACCCGGATACGATCCTGGAGCGGCATCTGGACGTGCTGGACAGCGCGGGGCAACCCGTGGCCGGGGGCTGGCTGCTTGATCCGTCCGGTGCCGTGGCCCTGTTTCCGTTCATCGAACCCGAAGCCCGCTACCAGGTGCGGGTGTCCAGGGGGGTGAAAGCGCTCACCGGCAGCGAGTTGGACCGGGACCAAGAACAGTGGGTGACCAGCGCGGCCCTGCCTCCGGCGGTCCGCTTCACCAGCCGAGGTGCCCAATTTTCTCCGGAACTGACCGACGGCCTGGAGGTCGAGGCAACCAACGTGGCCGCGGTGGATCTGGACTTGTGGCAGGTACGCGCGGAGCATCTCAGCTCCTTCGCGGCCAAGCCCCTGGGCGGCCACGTGTCTGACATCCAGAATCTGCGGGAGATCGCCGACCTGCGCTATAGCGGGCGGTTCGACCTGGACGCCCCGGCCAACCACCGGGTGCGCCGACTGCTGCCGCTGCGCAGCCTGCCGCCCCTGGCCGAGGCCGGGGTCTGGATGGCCGTGCTCAAGGCGGCCGGGGATTATCCCTGGCAGTACCAGTCCACCTGGTTCACGGTCAGCGACCTGGGCCTGCACGTGCGCCGGTACGAGACCCAGACCCTGGCCTGGGTCCACGGGCTGACCAGCGCCGAGGCCCGGTCCGGGGTGCGGGTCCAACTGCTGGACGCGCACGGCACGGTGCTGCGCGAGGTGCGCAGCGACGACCAGGGCGCGGCCCTGTTTCAGGGCGTGGAGCCCGAGGCCGCCCTGGTCCTGGCCCGCATGGGCAGCCAGTTGGCCATGGTCTCCCTGAAACGGCCGGCCCTGGATCTGACCGAGTTCACCCTGCCCGCCCGGCCCCAGCGACCCCAGGAACTGTTTCTCTACGCCCCGCGGGACATCTACCGGCCTGGGGAAACCATGATCCTCAACGCCCTGCTCCGGGATCACGACGGCCGACGCATTGCCGACCAGCCGGTCCAGCTTGTCCTGACCCGCCCGGATGGCCGGACCTACCGCACCTTTGCCTGGCAGGGGGACGACCAGGGCTTCTCCACCGCGCAGGTGGCCCTGCCCGGCGACGCCCTGACCGGCAGATGGCGGTTCCAGGCCACCCTGGGTAACGGCGACACCTTCACCTATCCCGTGCATGTGGAAGATTTCCTGCCTGAACGGATGCGCCTGATACTGAGGGACGATTTGGCGGACGGCCTGGCCCAGGATCAGGCCCAGGATTTGGCCCAGGATCTGGCCCAGTCACCCATGTTGTCCATGGTCCCGACCCTGGAGATCCACGGCGAATACCTGTGGGGCGCGCCGGCCGCGGGCAACCGCGTGGAAACCACCCTGCGGGTTTCCGGCGCACGCAAGCTGTCCGCCAGGTTTGCCGATTTCCTGTTCGGTCCGGCCTCGCCGGGGCCGGATGAGACCCTGGAACTACCTGTCCAGATCCTGGACGAGTCCGGTCGGACCGTCCTGGAACTGCCCAACCACTGGGCTGAAACGGATCGTCCGATCCAGCTCCAGGCCATTGTCAGCCTGTTTGAATCCGGGGGGCGGCCCGTGACCCGATCCTGGCAAAGGGTGCTCTGGCCGAGTCCGACCCTGGTGGGGCTGCGGCCGCTCTGGACCGGCCCCATTGCCGATCCCCACGGTCAAGCCGGTTTCGAACTGATCCACGTGGACCCCGAGGACCGCCTGCTGGGCCTGGACATGGTCCGGGCCGAGCTGATCCGGGAGGACCAGGACCACTACTGGCGCTGGGGCGATGACGGCTGGCGCCGCCAGGAAAGCGAGGAGGAGCAGACCGTTTACGCCCGGGTACTGGGCTGGGCCGACGGAGAACGGGCCAGCCTGGACGTGCCGGTGGAGTACGGGCGGTACCGTCTGGAGCTGCGCGACGTCCAGGGTCGGCTCCTGGCCGCGCACCGTTTTTTTGCCGGCTGGCGCTGGGACGGGGACCAGGACGACCAGGGGGCGCGACCCGAACAGGTTGCCCTGCACTGGGACGCCTCGGCCTATGGCCCGGACGATATGGCCGGCTTGACCCTGGAAGCGCCTTTTGACGGCCATGCCCTGGTCACGGTGGAAGGCCCGACCCTGCTCTGGCAGGGCACGGCCCAGGTCCGGGACGGCCGGGCCGATATCCGCATCCCAGTCTCGCCCTCCTGGGACCGGCACGACTTATACGCCACGGCCCTGGTGCTACGGCCCGGCCAGCGCACCCAGTCCGAAACGGAGCAGCGCATGCCGCGGCGGGCCTGGGGCCTGCGCCACCTGCCCCTGGACCGGTCCTCACGGGATTTGCGGTTGACCATTGACGCGCCGGACCAGGTTCTGCCGGATACGCGGCTGAACGTGGTCGTCCAGGTTCAGGCCCCGCTGACAAAAAAGGATATGGGCGATACCGTGGCCGTGACCCTGGCCGCGGTGGATGCGGGCATTTTGAGCCTGACCGGGTTTGCGCCCCCTGACCCTTTGGCCTGGTTTTTCGGGCCCCGGAGCTACAGTCCGGCGCTACGCGACACCTACGGCGACCTGGTGGAGATCAGCCGGGCCGAGGCCGCGCGTCAGCGCTTCGGCGGCGACGCGGACCTGGCCCGGGGCGGGGACGCGCCCTTGAGCGAGGTCCAGGTGGTGGCCCTGTTTTCCGGCAAGGTGCTTCTGGATAACGACGGACGGGCCGAAATCCCCCTGGATCTGCCCTGGTTCAACGGCGAGGTGCGCCTGATGGCCGTGGCCTTCGATGATCAACGGGTCGGCAGCGCCGAGCGCCCGGTCAGGGTGGCCGCGCCCGTGGTGGCCGAAATCAATCTGCCCCGGTTCCTGGCCCTGGGGGATCGCATCGATGCCGTGTGGGACATCCAGAACCTGCTGCCCGAGGCCCGGGAACTGGAAGTGACCCTGGAAGGCGACGCGGCCCTGGGAGCAAACCGGGTCACGGAGGTGATCACCCTGGAGGCCTCCGGACGGACCCGAATGCATCTTCCGGTCCAGGCGAGCCAGACCCAGGGCCAGGATTCAACCCAAGGCCGGGGCGAGCTGCGCCTGAACCTGCGCAGCCGCGACGGCCAAGAGCCGGAAATCCTCATGGACCGGACCTGGTCCCTGGGCCTGCGGCCGCCCTATCCGGCCCAGCGCCACGTACGCCGCTGGATGGTTCCGGCCGGGCAAGGGCTGGTTCTGCACGACCGGACCGAGGCTTCCGCCGAGTCCCTGGCCGCGGACCTCCAGCTGAACACCCTGCAGGGGCGACTGGTCATTTCGTCCATCCCGCCCCTGGATCTGGACGACCAATTCCAGCATCTGGTGGAGTACCCCTACGGCTGCCTGGAGCAGACGGCCAGCCGACTGTGGCCCTTCCTCCTGGGTAGGGACGAGGACTGGCGGCGCTACGTTGCCCTGCATCCGGACCACGCCCTGGCCAAAGACCGGGCCCAGGTCGTGCGGCAAACCGTGGAACAGGGCATTGGACGCATTGCCGGGATGCAGCGTTACGACGGCGGTTTCGGCGCATGGCGCAACGACAGGGAGGAGGCGCACTGGCTGACGGCGTACGCCGCTGACCTGCTCTTGACGGCCCGGGATCACGGCCATGCCGTCAATCCGGAAATGCTGGACAAGGCCTTGCAGCGTCTTGGCCGGTATGTGGGAGCCGAACAGGGGATTCCGGGCGAGGGCCGCTGGCACAGCGAAGCCCCGGAACACTATCGCCTGGCCTACCGGGCCTATGCGGCTTTGGTCTTGTCCGGGGCCGGTCAGGCCAGACTGTCCGCGGTGCGCCAGATCTACGACCGGCACGCCGACGCGGCCCGATCCCCCTTGCCCCTGGCCCAGTTGGCCCTGGCCCTGGAGCGGCTGGGCGACGTGCGCCGGGCCGGGGAGGCCTGGCAAAAGGCCCTGGCCTGGACGGACGTGCGGCCCGTTTATGGCGGGGATTACGGCTCCCCGGTACGGGATCTGGCCTGGACCCTCCTGCTCAGCCAGGAGAGCCGCCTGCTGGCCCAGCCCGATCAGCGGGCCGTGCAGCCCTGGAATCTGATCTTCCCCTTGCAGCAAGCCCTGCGCGATCAGCAATGGCTGTCCACCCAGGAGCGCATGGTCCTGTACCGGCTGGCCCTGCTTCTGGAGCAGCGCGGCGGCGACCCATGGACCGCGGAGCTGTTGGTGGTCCCGCCCCATGCGACGACGGACGTTCACATCAATTTGCCTGTCTCGGCTGAACGGCAATGGTCGGATCACTGGTCGGCCGGAACCTGGCCGGCGCGACTGGAACTGATCAATACCAGTAACGGCCCGCTCTACGTCTCCGGGGTCGTACAGGGCTATCCCGCCCAAACCCCGCCTGCGCGGAGCCAGGGAATCGAGGTGGATCGACAATACTACGACCTGCAAGGCGAGCCCCTGTCCCTGAAGAACCTGGCCAGCGGAGACTGGGTTCTGACCCGGATCAGGGTGCGGTCCGCGACGGGAGCCGCGCTGCCGGACGTCCTGGTAGCTGACTTCCTGCCTGCCGGCCTGGAACTGGACAACCCGGCCCTGACCGGGGCCACTTCTTTTGACCAGGTCGTGGTGGAAGGCCGCCAGGTGCAGGACTGGATGCAGCAAACACGGCTGGCCCACCAGGAATTCCGGGACGACCGCTACGTGGCCGCGGTGGCCCTAGCGGGCCGCGAAACGGCCGAGCTGTTCTACCTGGCCCGAGCCGTAACCCCCGGACGCTTTACCGTACCCCCGACCCAGGTGGAGGACATGTACCGGCCCATGCTGCGGGCGGTAGGAGGTACTCCGGGCGTGGCGACCGTCAGGGAGCGGGGAGTGCCGGGAGATTGA
- the pbpC gene encoding penicillin-binding protein 1C, with translation MNRNPAMLPRTRHPLFLGLPLGLSLGLSLGLFAALICAVLWNLSLALFLMLDAALPLRLPEEQGRDFAQLVADAQGRPLRAFPDADGVWRYPVAPEDVSPLYLTALLAYEDRWFFHHPGVNPLALLRALGQWGRYGRVVSGGSTLTMQVARILHPHPRSLAGKTGQMFRALQLERRFSKDEILTLYLNHAPFGGTLEGVQAASYAYLEKPASSLTHAEAALLAVLPQRPSALRPDRHPERAVQARDKVLQRLARTGQWSAREIDEARMEPVLAGFEARPLLAPLLADRLRAAHPDRTVIATFVDSGLQAAVQDLAADHISGFPPGTSAAALIVNNADLAVLAYIGAARYGDETSAGFVDMVQAVRSPGSALKPFIYGLALDEGLVHAESLLLDAPLAFDGYRPQNFDARFLGPVSLSEALQRSLNVPAVQILAELGPGRWFARLQHAGLDVRLPARAQPNLSMALGGVGVRLDHLAGVYAALGRDGMAGRIRFTPDEPLAERRLMSPEAAWIIHHVLRVPLEQSGELHRLTRTRLPTVAHKTGTSFGHRDAWAVAVTATHTVAVWIGRPDGAALAHNTGRVSAVPLLHRLLLLLPPESWQPPPRPANVMSAAICWPQGTLASLQSPEDCHRRRQAWLIDQTAPPTLRDPLLAPGETLRQQARSSPDADHGSAAREPQTIQLWPPTLEPWLPERWQRASLLPRFDPLQARPESPRGRLLVQGIQPNAVLSPLPSRSSMPDLHLSAIGVQGEAHWFLNGIWQGQTSGQGPEHHWTLSAPGPGEQRLAVMDQAGKFEQVSFRVLER, from the coding sequence TTGAACCGTAACCCAGCCATGCTGCCACGCACCCGCCACCCCCTTTTCCTGGGCCTGCCCTTGGGCCTGTCCTTGGGCCTGTCCTTGGGCCTGTTCGCGGCCCTGATCTGCGCCGTGCTTTGGAATCTGTCCCTGGCCTTGTTTCTGATGCTGGACGCGGCCTTGCCCTTGCGTCTGCCCGAGGAGCAGGGCCGGGATTTTGCCCAGTTGGTCGCCGACGCCCAGGGCCGACCCCTGCGGGCCTTTCCGGACGCCGACGGCGTGTGGCGCTATCCGGTCGCGCCGGAGGACGTCTCGCCCTTGTACCTGACTGCCCTGCTGGCCTACGAGGACCGCTGGTTCTTCCATCATCCCGGGGTCAATCCCCTGGCCCTGCTGCGGGCCCTTGGGCAGTGGGGCCGGTACGGGCGGGTCGTGTCCGGCGGCTCCACCCTGACCATGCAGGTGGCCCGCATTCTCCACCCCCATCCCCGCAGCCTTGCGGGAAAGACCGGACAGATGTTCCGGGCTTTGCAGCTGGAGCGTCGGTTCTCCAAGGACGAAATCCTAACCCTGTACCTGAACCACGCGCCCTTTGGCGGAACCCTGGAAGGGGTGCAGGCGGCCAGCTACGCCTATCTGGAAAAGCCCGCCTCCAGCCTGACCCATGCCGAGGCCGCGCTGCTGGCCGTGCTGCCCCAGCGGCCCAGCGCCTTGCGCCCGGACCGCCACCCGGAACGGGCCGTGCAGGCCCGGGACAAGGTGCTCCAGCGCCTGGCCCGAACCGGGCAATGGTCGGCCCGGGAGATCGACGAGGCCCGCATGGAGCCGGTCCTGGCCGGGTTCGAGGCCCGGCCCCTGCTGGCCCCTCTGCTGGCGGACAGGCTGCGGGCCGCGCATCCGGATCGGACGGTGATCGCCACCTTCGTGGACAGCGGCTTGCAGGCCGCTGTCCAGGATCTGGCCGCGGACCACATCAGCGGTTTTCCGCCCGGGACCTCGGCCGCGGCCCTGATCGTAAACAACGCCGACCTTGCCGTGCTGGCCTATATCGGCGCGGCCCGCTACGGCGACGAGACCAGCGCTGGGTTCGTGGACATGGTCCAGGCCGTGCGCTCGCCGGGCAGCGCGCTGAAGCCGTTCATCTACGGGCTGGCCCTGGACGAGGGCCTAGTGCATGCCGAATCCCTGCTCCTGGACGCCCCCCTGGCCTTTGACGGCTACCGCCCCCAGAATTTCGACGCCCGTTTCCTGGGGCCGGTCAGCCTGAGCGAAGCCCTGCAACGCTCCCTGAACGTGCCCGCTGTACAGATTCTGGCTGAACTCGGGCCTGGCCGCTGGTTCGCCCGGTTGCAGCATGCCGGCCTGGATGTCCGGCTGCCGGCCCGCGCCCAGCCCAACCTGTCCATGGCCCTGGGCGGGGTCGGGGTGCGCCTGGATCATCTGGCCGGGGTCTATGCCGCCCTGGGTCGGGACGGCATGGCCGGCCGGATCAGGTTCACGCCGGATGAGCCGCTTGCGGAGCGTCGGCTGATGTCCCCGGAAGCGGCCTGGATCATCCACCACGTCCTGCGCGTTCCCCTGGAGCAGTCCGGCGAGTTGCACCGCCTGACCCGCACCCGCCTGCCCACCGTGGCCCACAAGACCGGCACCAGCTTCGGCCATCGCGACGCCTGGGCCGTGGCCGTCACGGCGACCCATACCGTGGCCGTGTGGATCGGTCGGCCCGACGGCGCGGCCCTGGCCCACAACACCGGCCGCGTCTCGGCCGTGCCCCTGCTGCACCGCCTGCTGCTCCTGCTGCCCCCGGAAAGCTGGCAGCCGCCGCCACGGCCCGCGAATGTCATGTCCGCGGCCATCTGCTGGCCCCAGGGCACCCTGGCCTCGCTCCAATCCCCGGAAGACTGCCATCGCCGCCGCCAGGCCTGGCTCATTGACCAAACCGCCCCGCCAACCCTGCGCGACCCCCTGCTGGCACCCGGGGAAACCCTACGCCAGCAGGCGCGGAGCAGCCCGGATGCCGACCACGGCTCTGCCGCCAGGGAACCGCAAACCATCCAGCTCTGGCCGCCCACCCTGGAGCCCTGGCTGCCCGAACGCTGGCAGCGGGCCAGCCTCCTGCCGCGCTTCGACCCGCTCCAGGCCCGGCCCGAATCACCCCGCGGAAGGCTGCTGGTGCAAGGCATCCAGCCCAACGCCGTACTCAGCCCCCTGCCGAGCCGGTCCTCAATGCCCGACCTGCACCTGTCCGCCATCGGAGTCCAGGGCGAGGCCCACTGGTTTCTCAACGGCATCTGGCAGGGCCAGACCTCGGGCCAGGGTCCGGAACACCACTGGACCCTGTCCGCGCCTGGCCCGGGCGAACAGCGATTGGCAGTTATGGACCAAGCCGGGAAATTCGAACAGGTTTCCTTCAGAGTGCTGGAGCGGTGA
- a CDS encoding OmpA family protein gives MLRTDADLILYVVGHMDSVGGFDYNMYLIRKRAQAASQELTDRYGLDGTRLKSAGVGFLAPVAPNDDEDGRALNRRVELVKDSGRD, from the coding sequence CTGCTTCGGACTGACGCGGACCTCATACTGTATGTGGTTGGGCACATGGACAGTGTCGGCGGATTCGACTACAACATGTATTTGATCCGCAAACGCGCCCAGGCAGCGTCCCAGGAACTGACCGACAGATACGGTTTGGATGGGACCAGGCTGAAGAGTGCCGGAGTTGGCTTCCTGGCCCCGGTAGCCCCCAATGATGATGAAGACGGCCGTGCCCTGAACCGGCGGGTGGAACTCGTCAAGGATTCCGGGAGAGACTGA